A window of the Zeugodacus cucurbitae isolate PBARC_wt_2022May chromosome 2, idZeuCucr1.2, whole genome shotgun sequence genome harbors these coding sequences:
- the LOC105212367 gene encoding uncharacterized protein LOC105212367, which translates to MSCQHVSRLITTAATSVLSEDQDPYVFTETVPTTPPILFNAQKSRSKVYLDAHTIATTPTSIQSLSPTPTISAAAPTIATPTPVALAVASTVTNKRQTPIVTTNAKLKFNQKLPLGPLNGNNTKTQAASTLAAATGHNGPTAAVAAKAVSPSTVKTTNSQTQKQQQQHKKALNVCIVRPQQQQQQQQQLTQKVRQQQNYKAQQQRKQASSPPPLFQHTPSLWQTPLLLDTGSAVVSPPTSPASLSSPPVAVAPTPTSVTLPTAAATAMVSPLITVTATTLPPSKFHHNTLAQHLQKLECIKKPKKPIAVGNVHNGKSINQFQMQQNIQEQDTALKQNQTSLLLQQQTQKNFSEIGAKTVIVQPTAASLQAHVTQQSQSQTQMHKSPMAMMPSIPPPLQAIQAVSPPQHSDSDLNEIPVNVIFRKPQTSEMLQAQLGGSVSANAMNHTASTKSSSVVNATVNNRGSAIEINKTSPTKIKPKSISTAVTVAESTTLAASTLPLVPHVLSEIVFTHTGPAKIAPSEDTSGLPAHIYNTPHHQSPAAIHIQQQNMSSMAKPSPPTTTAQPLKYDTATPAQLARKPVDGIKDAWEEGKSSQKLTDTQNVIAVVKATSAAAKNAPKRKTSATATALPRNKNNLPHYTKKRSPKMGPLFRTYDNQMLASRNDLLVNNVSSQKKRNCHAVAVVKMSNAEIEADTTLLASDIVLPYCIQQHWLFITRDIQLVQGVGVVATAAGKNVGSLEAIWQATSDRESQITHRKMLLRRQAMQYLSTQSLQKLPMQAAKRRLLCVDRLLKKYERHGGDDFITPKNCNFVGCSKGVLEMAAQCEDHIVDNISQHIFLPCTAKFADNTQCRIPVFDVMHDLPLCAEHTRKRDAYNRVVHDQQRTGSHKMSTATVLTPMTQSSLDCDAGDLLRQLQEIQHQHKQQQQQYQQHTHMQHNPHDTATVGKNKKCVNVKATTTRKRKVPNIPASNTVGRPQKRPRKIGSNGAPSIAAAIAPLQLTSAVLQRKGSTTSLESIASNSQSSNSQPHYISSNINVQVQPKIAMPALAPLSGHNAPIVSSTLSASSGPKRMLNFNTGSVRESAATLAGTESIIAPNLKPHEINQLVAQFSVAVSSNNNNNNNENSNSHTAYSNSSMNNTYNYMSTNCDSNFTSALGSSPSLPSSTEELFRQELLSVCENSSAYASSEDTGLGGLSETELMVGPNDADDIPLGDTRLLEEHDLANVLSALPEDAFNELFTAVHQEEREEVERALELADKHLKSLQQTIGSDIDFLGEFPDDDEILADPDAMCSKMDMMHSPDATSGIDTSTLFIDSGSNSVGGGGGGSLNSSNIADIRGLVQT; encoded by the exons ATGTCATGTCAGCACGTATCACGACTCattacaacagcagcaacatcagTTTTATCTGAAGATCAGGATCCGTATGTGTTCACAGAAACAGTGCCAACAACGCCACCCATTTTATTTAACGCTCAG AAATCGCGAAGCAAGGTATACTTAGACGCGCACACTATAGCAACTACCCCAACGTCAATACAAAGTTTATCCCCAACACCAACCATTAGTGCAGCAGCCCCAACCATAGCAACACCAACGCCGGTGGCATTAGCAGTCGCTTCAACCGTAACCAATAAACGACAAACACCAATAGTCACAACCAAcgctaaattaaaattcaatcagaAACTGCCATTGGGACCGTTGAATGGCAATAATACAAAAACGCAGGCGGCATCGACGTTGGCTGCTGCAACGGGCCACAATGGGCCCACAGCAGCGGTCGCGGCTAAAGCGGTTTCACCTTCAActgtgaaaacaacaaattcgcAAACccagaagcagcagcaacagcataagAAAGCTTTAAATGTGTGTATAGTGcgaccgcagcagcagcagcagcaacaacagcaactgacTCAGAAggtgcgacaacaacaaaattataaagcgCAACAGCAGCGGAAACAAGCATCATCGCCACCGCCATTATTTCAGCACACCCCATCTCTATGGCAAACGCCATTGCTATTGGATACGGGGTCGGCAGTGGTTAGCCCACCGACATCGCCCGCTTCATTGTCCTCCCCGCCGGTTGCGGTTGCTCCAACACCCACCTCGGTAACATTAccgacagcagcagcaacagccatGGTTAGCCCGCTAATTACAGTAACAGCGACAACATTGCCACCATCTAAATTTCATCACAACACATTGGCACAGCATTTACAGAAATTAGAATGCATTAAAAAGCCAAAGAAACCAATTGCTGTCGGCAATGTTCATAACGGTAAGTCTATAAATCAGtttcaaatgcaacaaaatattcaGGAGCAGGACACAGCACTGAAGCAGAACCAAACGTCATTGTTGCTACAGCAGCAGACGCAAAAAAACTTCAGTGAAATAGGCGCCAAAACTGTAATTGTTCAACCGACGGCGGCATCATTGCAAGCTCATGTGACTCAACAGTCACAATCGCAGACGCAAATGCACAAATCACCTATGGCTATGATGCCCTCTATACCGCCTCCATTGCAGGCAATCCAGGCGGTCTCACCACCACAACATTCCGATTCCGATTTGAATGAGATTCCAGTAAATgttatatttcgcaaaccacaGACGAGTGAAATGCTTCAGGCACAACTCGGTGGCAGTGTAAGTGCGAACGCTATGAACCATACTGCAAGTACCAAAAGTAGCAGTGTTGTCAATGCAACGGTAAATAATAGGGGCTCGGcaattgaaataaacaaaacgaGCCCAACCAAAATAAAACCCAAATCAATATCTACGGCTGTCACGGTCGCTGAATCTACAACCCTGGCAGCATCAACTTTACCACTTGTTCCACATGTGTTAAGCGAAATTGTTTTTACGCACACCGGACCGGCGAAAATTGCGCCGAGCGAAGATACTTCGGGGCTACCTGCCCACATATACAACACACCTCATCACCAATCACCTGCCGCTATACATATACAGcagcaaaatatgtcttccatgGCAAAGCCATCacctccaacaacaacagcacaaccgCTAAAATATGATACTGCAACCCCTGCTCAACTTGCACGTAAGCCAGTAGATGGTATTAAAGACGCTTGGGAAGAAGGGAAGAGTTCACAAAAGCTAACAGATACACAAAATGTAATCGCTGTTGTCAAAGCTACATCGGCTGCTGCAAAAAACGCGCCCAAACGAAAAACATCTGCCACGGCAACGGCTCTaccaagaaacaaaaataatttgccACACTACACAAAGAAACGGAGCCCCAAAATGGGACCGTTGTTTCGAACATATGATAACCAAATGCTGGCAAGTCGCAATGATTTGTTAGTAAACAACGTCAGCTCGCAAAAGAAACGCAATTGTCATGCTGTGGCTGTGGTAAAGATGTCCAATGCCGAAATTGAAGCAGATACAACTTTGTTGGCCTCCGATATAGTGCTACCATATTGCATACAACAACACTGGTTGTTTATTACCCGCGATATACAGTTAGTGCAAGGCGTTGGTGTGGTTGCTACTGCAGCTGGTAAGAATGTTGGCAGTTTAGAAGCAATTTGGCAAGCGACAAGTGATCGAGAGTCGCAAATTACTCATCGGAAGATGCTTTTGCGGCGTCAAGCGATGCAGTACCTCTCCACACAATCGTTGCAGAAACTACCGATGCAGGCAGCAAAACGCCGTTTGCTGTGTGTGGATCGCTTGTTGAAAAAGTACGAGCGTCATGGTGGAGATGA TTTTATCACTCCTAAGAATTGTAACTTCGTTGGTTGCAGTAAAGGCGTCCTTGAAATGGCAGCCCAATGCGAAGATCACATTGTGGACAATATTTCGCAGCATATCTTCTTGCCGTGTACGGCGAAATTCGCCGACAACACCCAATGCCGTATTCCTGTATTTGACGTAATGCACGATCTGCCACTTTGTGCCGAACATACGCGCAAGCGTGACGCCTATAATCGTGTCGTGCACGATCAACAGCGAACTGGAAGTCACAAAATGTCCACGGCAACTGTGCTTACACCAATGACTCAATCTTCTTTGGACTGTGATGCCGGTGATTTGTTACGCCAATTACAAGAAATTCAGCatcaacataaacaacaacagcaacagtaccaacaacatacacatatgcagcATAACCCACACGACACTGCTACGGTTGGCAAGAACAAGAAATGCGTCAATGTAAAAGCGACAACCACGCGTAAACGTAAAGTCCCCAATATACCCGCGTCCAATACGGTCGGACGACCACAGAAACGTCCGCGTAAAATAGGTTCTAACGGTGCGCCATCTATAGCTGCAGCAATAGCGCCATTGCAATTGACTTCAGCAGTGTTACAACGTAAAGGCAGTACCACCTCGCTGGAATCGATTGCAAGTAATTCGCAATCCTCCAACTCACAGCCGCACTATATTTCCTCGAACATAAATGTTCAAGTTCAACCCAAGATTGCGATGCCCGCCTTGGCACCGCTTAGCGGGCACAATGCGCCGATCGTAAGCAGCACCTTGTCGGCGAGTTCGGGGCCAAAACGTATGCTTAATTTCAACACAGGCAGTGTTCGCGAAAGTGCTGCAACTCTGGCAGGCACCGAGAGTATAATAGCTCCTAATTTGAAGCCACATGAAATTAATCAACTGGTGGCACAGTTCTCCGTTGCAGTtagcagtaacaacaataataataacaatgaaaataGCAACAGTCACACTGCATATAGCAACAGCAGCATGAATAACACTTATAATTACATGAGTACAAATTGTGACTCTAACTTCACTTCGGCACTGGGCTCATCACCATCATTGCCGTCATCAACGGAGGAATTGTTCCGTCAAGAATTGCTAAGTGTTTGTGAGAACAGTTCCGCCTATGCCAGTTCTGAGGATACCGGCTTGGGTGGATTAAGTGAGACAGAGCTGATGGTGGGTCCCAACGATGCAG ATGACATACCGTTGGGAGATACACGCTTATTGGAGGAGCATGACCTAGCAAATGTCCTTAGTGCCCTGCCAGAAGATGCATTCAACGAGTTATTTACAGCAG tgCATCAAGAAGAACGCGAAGAAGTTGAGCGTGCTCTTGAATTGGCTGATAAACATCTAAAGAGCCTACAACAGACCATTGGATCAGATATTGATTTCTTAGGAGAATTTCCCGATGATGATGAGATCTTAGCTGATCCCGATGCAATGTGTAGCAAAATGGACATGATGCATTCGCCAGATGCTACGTCCGGCATTGACACGTCAACACTATTTATTGATAGTGGTAGCAACAGTGTAGGAGGAGGTGGTGGTGGGAGTCTAAATTCAAGTAATATCGCTGACATACGTGGTCTTGTACAAACGTAA